TGAGTACTAGCGTTGAGTACTAGCGTTGAGTACTAGCGTTGAGTACATGTATATAGTAGTAATTTAATTATTTGATCCAAACAGCTACATTGATAGCTTGATATGTTAAGTATTTCTAGTTGCTTAAGCTTGTGTACCCTAAGGTACTACAATATTTTAAGATACGTTATTTGCTGGATTTTTTCAGTTACTGTTTAGAAAATGCTTAAGATGACACCAATAGTAAAataagtctttatttttaaagaaaacaggggTACTTGAGTAACTTTTCAAacgttttatttgaaaatgtgatgCTATGTTTTGTGTATTCTGACTCTTTCAGGTGTCTATTGCAGGACAGCCAGCTGGAGTGGAGTCTGCAAGAGTTAGAATACGGGTAATAGACTATTTCAGTATAGCATTCCTTTGAAAacacctgaaaggaaaaaattaactTAGTTTTGAGAACCCTAGGGTTATCAGGCTCTGTTTTGGGATCAGAAATACTTGAATAAATGTGAGTATCCATACGAGTAGAATGCCAAGGGTGTTATAGAAACAGTGATTCACATTCTGGCCAGATCTTTAACTAGCCCTAGATGGGTCTTGAACACAGAGTCTACAAGATGTAAAGTATGTCATACAGTATTTAAAATCGCATCTTAATTTACCCTCTACAAATTGTCTGTGGAAGCTCCAGCATCCTAGGTGGATCTTGGCTTTGCAAAGGCAATGTTTCATGTATAAGTTGTGTAAATAATTTGGTGGAATTCAGTTTCATTCTGTATTCATTTGCACTCTTCTATCTTCACCTTTAGTTTTGATTTGTATATGTATTTTGGCACTGATAGTAATAAGTTAATAAATCTTAAACTCTTTCACAACCGTTAGAGTAAAGTACATCATTCACACAACCTTAGTCTAACAGTTATGAAAGAAGCTGATGCTATGTAGGTTTTTAGCATACTTCAGAGCTCCAGTTAATCCACAACAGAAGGACTTCTTTATGAACGTTTACAAATATCGGTCTCTATTTTTAGATCTGCATGGAAAAATAACCGGGCTTTATTGTTGCTACATAATTGCAAAAGATCTTGGTATGatggaacaacaacaaaaccaaccaaccaaaacctTTGTTGTGTTCTAGAGAAAACTCAATGTCTTCATCCAACTGAAGATATTATGCTTTTTTTGGTACATGAGTCCAGGGTAGAATGTGTATAATCTCAGTTTACTCTTCACTGACTAATGCATTATGATTCCGTAATAAAATTGTGGTAAGTTTAGTGAGTATGATTTAGGTCTTCAATATTTGCTCTTCAATCTTGTTCTAGGAGCTGCTTCCATTGGTACTCATGTTTGAATTGCCTATTGCTGGAATTCTCCAACCAATCCCAGATCCTAATTCTCCCACAATTCAGCATATATCTCAGACTTACAATATATCTGTTTCCTTTAAACAACGCTCTCGAATGTATGGTGCTACAGTCATTGTCAGAGGGTCACAAAATAACACTAGTGCTGTGAAGGTAATGAATCTTCTTAAGCAGgcttctataaatatatataaatatataataaatatagtcATAATTTAGATACCTAAGCACTATATTACTGTTATATCCTGCTTCAGCAGGGTATGTTATTATAGTATAATTGCTTTTAAAGTCTGAGagtactaatttaaaaaaaaaaacaaaactgtaggtGATGTATATAAATTGTTAGGAAATTGTTTTAAACTTAGTATTTAATGCTGTTTGTTTTAAGCTTTTGGTCTATTTTTTAATCTAATGTATGCCTGCTGGATTTCCAGCAATTCTGGAGTatatttggggcggtggggggccaCTTCTCCCTGCCCCTGAAATTGAAGTTCTACACAGCTCAGTCTTCTCAAAACTTTCAAATATATAAACTTGAAACTTGTCTTAACAGTCAATAAAACTAGTCTTGCAAAACCAAAAGTGGAAAAACTAATTTGACTTTCAAGTAAAGGAACTGGTATAAGTCTATTTATCTTTATTAAAATAGAGATAAATATTTGTTAACATAAAGATCATGTTTGTTAACAACTGGCAGCGCAACAGAGGAAAAGATATGGTCTTAAATGGGTGCATCTCAAGCCAGTAAGAATATCTCAGGCCAGAACTGAAGGACAAATTTTGCAAGTATACCTTCCCAAATAAATCCTTATTGATTTTCTTACCACCCTGAGTGCAGAAGTTCCATCAGGACCCAAACCATTAGATGTCATCTAACTACCTTTTTTAATGGCAATTACATGCTGCGTTTATTTATTAAGTGGGAATAGCAGGTGAAGTTTAGTCTACCTCTTGCCCTGTTGCAAATAAAGCAGGTTTTTAAACGATGCAGAATTGTCTTGAGTGTGAAGTGCATGATGACTAAAGCCAACAATCTGATGAAGGGTTGTTGTATGTGCCTTCCAGTgctgtttcactgttttttctcTAACGCTGTTTCCTGCCTTTGCTCCTGCAGGAGGGGACAGCCATGCTTTTAGAGCACCTAGCTGGGAGTTTGGCCTCCGCAATCCCTGTGAGCACGCAGCTAGACATTGCAGCACAGCATCATCTCTTTATGATGGGTCGAAATGGCAGTAACATCAAACATATCATGCAGAGGACTGGTGCTCAGATCCACTTCCCTGACCCTAGTAATCCACAGAAGAAATCCACTGTCTACCTCCAGGGCACAATTGAGTCTGTCTGTCTTGCCAGACAATATCTCAtggtaaatattttcagtgaggTCTGCTTGAAAAGTGGCACATAACAGAAAACATGCTTGTTCTGTACGTATTTATTGGTCAAATGTAAGTTAGCTTTGGAGGGGAAGGATTGCTTCTTAATTATATTACAAAACGTTGATTCAGTCGACTGCTCTAATTTTGACAATGTTTTGCGAGTGTTCACCAGCTGTAGTTACGTTAAGTGTGTGACCTGTATTATCATGATCTAGAAAAATGTCTAGCCAATATGGATGTAGTATCAGCAATTTAAATTAATGATGATAACGTGCTCCTGATTAGAAGGCAGGTATTTGGGAGAAACaccctattttcttttttatttggtcAACTGCCCTTTTCCTTATTTGCCAGGTGAGTTGCTTTTGGGAGGAAGTGGCAGGAATTCCTTAGCTCTTAGGTAGGTGAGATTTCAAGGAAACTGGGGAACCCCACGAAACACTTCCTTATTCTTCAGcatcttgcattttcttttgctataGCCTCAGTACTATAGCCCTCTTATAAAAAGAGCTCTGGCAAAGGATGCTTTTATCACTTGTACAGCTTTTGGTTATATGGGCTTTTAAACCTAACAGGAGCCTTTAGGCATTGTGGTAGTACTCGTGCTTGTAGCTGGACGCGATTTTTATTCAAAGCTGTTATCACTGTAAAACATGATATCATAAAGTTCCAAAAGTTCAGATCTCTGCTATGCTACGTTATGTCTTGCTGCATAGTAGGAAAAAAGGCGATGCCTTTCTGTTCATACAGCTGTATTCATGATTATTGTATTCTAGAATGTTATTGTTTGTAAACACTTGAGAAATATCCTTGTTCTGTGCATTTCCTTGATGAGCTTTACATAGTGTTCTTATGTAGGTTAATGAAGCAGAAGGAAGTGCAAACAAGATATTATGCAAGGATCAAAATACCATTTACTGTAGAAACTCGGAATTATGCGAATGCTGTTTTTGAGATACTAAAGCTTGATTTAGTAACTATGAACACGAGTGCAACACTGTCCGAGTTGTATCCGAGTTGTATATAACCCTCTAAGAAATATGTTGACCTAAGTCCGTGAGTAAGTTGAGATACAGTCTGTTTCAACTCACGGGATTACATATCCTGAAACTGTTGTTGATGTTTCTAATGTTGTAGATAAGAAGTTGTAAAAGCACATTTCGTGCAAgaggtgtatatatattttaaaacactaaaaTTTGAAAAGCAGAGGTAAGAAACAACTAACCTGGTAAAATTTATCTCCAGTTTCTAACTTAGTAAAAACACTACTTCTCAGCTTCAGGTAAAAACAGTTAAGTATGCCAGCCATGCTGATAGCTACGTTCAGAATGATAGCTGCAATCATTCTCAGGGTCTTTTGAAGCAAATTTCAgttgatctttttcttctttggcttttttcagTGGAAtcagattttgtatttttaagaaattccCTGCACAGTGTGACTGTGCAATAGCATTCTAGCCGTGGTCACGTTTATTACTGGCTCCTTCCAACTCTTTTGATTCAGTCCAAATAGCAGCTGTTATTGTTTCACAGCTAGACATTAAAACTGTCCTGTGGAATAAGGGATGTGactagcggggggggggggagaaaaggacaACTTGATCTTTGCAAAGCTCCTAGAAATAACTCTCTAGAAGCATCTAAACATCACTactaagaaaagaaacattataaCCTCATTCTGAACTTCTAAATTCTTATTTGCATGTTATTCTGTAATTGTTGTAAGATACTTCTGTTTGAGGCAGAGTTGACAGTATCAACTGAAAACATAATGCAATGCATAAATTGCATGTGTTCTAATACCACACACACAATGTATTGGTGTTATCTTTAAAAGTTATTTACCATATGTTGCAATAAAAACAGTACTATAAACTAGTAACGAAGTTCTCTGAGAAGGTCATGAGTTCTGTGATGTATAAATTGAAAACATCCCTCATCTCTGACAAGTGTTGCACATCTTGGATGGTTTCTAATCATAAGTGTTGCTTGCAGGAATGTACTCAATGCGGGGGGAAAGCCAGTATTCAGATAGTGGTGAGGGCAAAttgtaaagggaagaaaaaacattaagtgatttttaaaatacttttctgagcGAATGTGTTTGGGAGCTTTTTTAAcatgtagtaaaaaaaaatttctcctaTGTCTTCCTGTCATCCCAGTCCTTTTGGTTTTAGCCATATCTTGATAATCACTGAAAGTGGGCACTTAATTTTTGTCAATTTTGCATGTAATAATGTGGGCTGTACTATCTTCAAttacagaaaagatttaaaacttaGATTTGTCCTTTACTCTCTATCAAAGGACATTATTTGGGTAGGTACCTCCCAGTTAACACTGGTTTCAGACTTTGAATATATTTGTTTccactccttcctcccccccccccacacccttaACACCATCATGCAGGTACTCTAAACATGCAATAACAAAACTGTAGGGCAAAAAAATCAACCATTTAATATGCTTACAAAACCAGACTTCCATATTTCAaagtttctgtttttccttgttttgttttgctaatcTGTAGTTGTGTTGCTGTTCAGGAGGCTTTCAGTGAGACCTTTTgatactatttaaaaaagaaaaaaactgtcttCTTCAGCCAAGTCCACTTAGTGTAGTTAAGCTGTGTTCTTCAGTCTTTCCAAAGCCATAAGATAGATTGCTTTACGTTTTTCCTTAAGTCAGAATTCATTTCATTAATTACTTTACGTTTAGGAAGTACTCTGTAGCTGGAGATGGCACTATTGAGAAGTGTCCTTTGAATATAAAATGATGTGTAACTAGAAACCTAATAGTCCCCTGATACCATgtgagccctttttttttttttttttttttttccttaaaaggtcAGTATTCCAAAGATTTTGGAGATAACATGTGTTTCACCTGAAAATGCTACAGAGGACAGgcaaaaagaaaggtgaaagtTAAATCTTAGATAATAGtgacttacagattttttttttcagatttttttttcaatttgtttgttttccccaaaaTTCAATGTGGACCACTTGAGTATATGTGAGTCTTACTATCTGCTCTTGACGGTATTTTGTTCTGACTTGATAGATAATAGTTACTTCTGAAACGGAATCCTCTGAGCACCTGGAATCTTGCGTAGATAGATAACGCAAGACGAGTATGCCGTGATTGGAATGTCAAAATATCCAACAAATCATTTCACCCTTCTGCCAAGCTGTCGGTTCAGAATTCCAGGACAGAAAAGATACACTTGTGTTCTTATGTTCACAGTAATTGCTTTACTTTaacctctcttattttttttctgaactttctaTACCATGATTTACAAGTGTATAATCTATATACTTCAATTTATTGCCAACATTCATGTGGGAGAGGGATGGGTTAGGAGTTGTATGAATTTTTGCATCTGTCTCTTCAGGGTTGCCTTCCTCTTGTGCTGATGTTTGATATGAAGGAAGAAATTGAAGTAGAACCACAGTTTATAACACAGCTAATGGAGCAGTTAGACGTCTTCATAAGCATTAAGCCGAAGCCAAAGCAGCCAAGCAAGGTTGGTGAAAAGCTAATGTATACGTCTTAGGTTTCAGTACTGCTCCTCAGAACTGATGAGTTGACATGTCcgttcctcttccctcctgtaaTGAATCAGTTTAACCTGTAAagaattatatatatgtgtgtttatatatgtctgtgtgtgtatatatatgtaaaatgtatatttaaaaatatatatagttttttCTGATTGAAATATATCAATTTAAATTTTACAGCAGTTCTTAATGGCAGTTTGGCTTTTTCATTCTATATTTGACAAAATAGAGATTAGCTTTTGAATGGAAGATCCTGGTAATGGAAAAAATTATGAGAAGATGAACAAATTGTATCTTATCTAAACTACccttgattttgatttttaaagaattttggtTTAAGTCACATCTTTTGcgtaatttcaatatttttagcaatcaaaaaaaaccccaataaatACAGCTATTAGAACAGTCCATCTGCTACAAAGAATGTCAGAATAAAAACATGAGAACTAGAATTTAAAAGTACTTATAAGGacaggtatttatttaaaaacgtAAATTTGAACATGTCCAATAAGAGACTTTCACAGTTATAGCACTATGTATGATAAGGCAAATAACAGACATAAATTTCAAAATACCAAGGGGCCGTTCCATTGTGTCAGCAGTGTAGCTTCTCTATGTAGAGATATATAAAATCAATACAAGGGgtaaaaaaaacttacttttacAATATAAATTCCCAGGTACTTATGACTTTGTTCTCAGACAGCTATGATTGTAATAGCATTCcaaatgaacaattttttttcctgctttgtgttACAGACCTCTGATAGGATGAGATAAGTCTTCAGCAGTTGGACAACTTCTCTAGATCTTGAGGCACTTAAGATTTGGTAGTAAGAGTAGTAGCAAAGTGCTATTTTTTGCCGTTATCCTAGTAAAATAATATCTTTCCCTTAAAGGAAAGGGAGTGTCATCATTCTCTTTGTTATAAGGTTAGGGATTTTGTGTTCACTTTATCAAGGAAGCTGAATTTGaatggtgtggtttttttttttttttccccttttcttctctctccgcAGTCTGTGATTGTAAAAAGCGTTGAACGAAATGCCTTAAACATGTACGAGGCACGGAAATGTCTCCTGGGACTTGAAAGTAGTGGAGTCACCATAGCATCAAATCCTTCTACTGTCTCATGCCCTGTTGGTCTGTCTTGTCCTGGTTTGGATATCTTGTCCTCAGCAGGACTAGGACTCACTGGACTtggtatatatgttttttttttcctgatatgtgAAACTTAATTCACTAGTACTAGGGAACAAGAATCAGCTATGTTTTTGAATAAGGAATTGTGTTAAAGTATTAGAAAATTTGAAAAGCATCTGACCTTTCAAGGGCTGCTTGTTGTAACGCTTCATCCAAGGCTTTAGTAATCAGTGGCAGAGATTGTCTGTGTGTAGAAGATCATCTGGAAGCTTGAAACCCACATGATCCAAAGCTCAGCagaaggtgaggggaaagggagggaaatgCAGGCGAAACAGGACATTGCTCTAAAACTTCCAGAGGAATCTTTTTCAAGTGAAATCTTTCCTTGGCAATACTGTAGTGTCTCAGGTTGTCCTGAATTTGCGTGTGTACTTTAGCCTGTCAACGGTAACTTGAAAGTTAGCATAGCTGATACCACGTTTCAGCTGTAGCTATATTTCACTGTAATAGTGGGTGGTGCCTATGCTACTAGTGTTAGACCTTAGTTATCACTATAAAATGTAGAACAGGAATGTTTAAGCTCTCTATCTTGCATAATTCTATAGAAGAAATATGCATCGTGCAGACTGGAATTACCATTTTATTTTCAAGCTCTGCAAATACTTGATTATCAGAAATGTATAGAAAACTGAGCAATCCTCAAAGAAGTTAGTAACAGATCTTGACTCTTGCTTCTAAAATTTGGGGCTGTTGTGTAGCCACCATGCTCCCTTGCGACCTGCTATCCAGGAGCGCTTTGTAGGTTCCACATTTGGGTGTTGCGTGGGGGCAGTAGTTTGTGCTGCTTGTCTGCATTTTTTATGCTCTGCTTGTTATCATCCTTGTCATGCATGCACTTCagggtgtgtggtgtgtgtgtgtgtgtgtgtgtcccccatCCTTTTTAGAGTAGAGTGGTGTGCTGGCTCATGAATGCTCATAGATGAGGAGCTGGTTTGAGGAAATGCTTTGCGAATAAGCAATGCTTCTGGAGGATGACTTGTAATCAGTGCTGAAGGTAAAAAGGAACTAGTGAGGAAGTTTTTGTTCATCCGTATGGACCTCTGAAGAAGAGGGAATTGTGTGAAATGAAAGCAAGTTTATGAAGTGTAGATGCTTTCTTATTCTTTAAGTGATGCTTCTTTGAAACCAATTGACAGAAGCACTGGGGGATGCAAAGGGCAGTGGGATTGAGAAGCAGCCCGGGAGACTCTTTTGATGTTGCAGTAGTTGAGAGTCTAGTAGATGGATAATAAGCATGCTACAGTTTTATAATTTGTAGTTTAAGAATCCTTGTTTTTGATGTGCTCTCTGCACCAAGCTTACAGCATGTTTAATGTTaaaatttgtttaagaaaaaaattagtgaagTTCAAGGTTTTTTAATTCATACTTAACATTTTGTAAAAGTACATTTCTATAAATCTTTGCTAAATatccatatgtatttttttgtagGCCTTTTAGGTCCAACAGCCCTGTCAGTCAACACCTCAACTGCTCCAAACTCTCTTTTGAATGCCCTTAATAACTCTGCGAGTCCCTTACAGAGTCCAAGTTCAGGCACGCCTAGCCCTACATTATGGGCAACATCTCTTGCTAACACAAATGCCACAGGTTTGTAGAAGCTAAATACAAATTAAATGAGTTGTGCAACAGAAAGTCATTAGAGACAGCTGAAAAATCCAGAATCATTCATTCTTTAGTCACTTACTTTTTAGGTTTATCTTTATGCAgatgaaaaaaagtcaaaaatctaAAGTTTTTAATTATGATATAATGTCACATGCAAGGTTTTGATCTAGTTTATATGGGAAACTATGTTAACCTAATAATCATTGATAGAGCATTATACATTTGATGTGGAACTGTAATGGAAATTTGCTTACTTATGTGTCAAAGCTGCATAGAGATTTATTTAAAGTACTAAGCATAAcagtttgggggggagggggggaaaaatcagAATGTGGCCAAATTTTTTGTTGTAGGTTTTTCTGCTATTCCACACCTAATGATACCATCTACTGCCCAAGCCACTTTAACTAGTATTCTGTTATCTGGAGTGCCCAGTTACGGTCAGAATACTCCCTCACCACCACCAGGCTTGACTCCTGTTGAAGTCCATGTCAATGGCATGCCACCAGAGAACAAAAAAGGATCACCTTCTTTAAATGGTCATGTAAAGGTAAGTGACATGATCTCTGGATAACCACATCTGGTTGCAATGAACCTTCTAAGAAAATCTACAAGGAAAAGCTAATTGCATTAGTAGTGACTCTTAAAGCTACTAAGTTTAGAAACAGCATAGGAGGATTTTCAAAATGCaacataaagattaaaaaatggaaCGTACAACCATATTGTTCTACTAGATCAGAAATGAATCTCTTCCTATCCTGtacagacaggagagagagaatttttcagtgtttccttAAATATAACCAACAGTGACTCttcttttaaacaattatttCAGACCTCAAATATCAAGTATGCTGCACTGTCTGCCACATCACTAGGAGAAAATGTGTTGAGCACAAACCACAGTGATCCATCAAGGCAGACAAATGCTCATGGTGCCTCAGAACAAGTAACTGCCAAGTCAAATAGTGCAGAAGGTAAGATACTgacattttattcttttgcttgGTAGTGTTTGTGCAGTCTACATGCAGTCTGTGAAACCACGAAGTAAATTTTTTGCCTGTGCGTTGGTTGTGCAGCTATGCTGGAGGAGCGTATCACTATCTCATACATCTGCTGTCAAAGAAAGTAAATTAAAGTTGTACTATTTGAGCTATACTGGTGTGACTAAAACACCTTAAGTCAATATAAATGTACTTGTATCTCTCTATTTGTTTTCTTATAGAATGGGGAAATCTAGGACAACTTAGTGTGTTTTATAGCTTAACCTCGTTGCTAAAAAGAATCTCTGCTGGTTTCATCTGTGttgtatttttgccttttatgAAAGGAAAGAATTAATGCCTTTGAGAGAGTTATTCTGACCAACTTGTGCGTAGATCAAATCTAGATGACACTGAtgaattttatttgcatgttttataCCAGCATTTCAATTAGTTCCTTTAGCTTCTGCAAAGCAGCATACTGAACTGTTTCTGTCATTCTTGGTGGGAGGGAAAGCCAATTCCTTTCTCAAACCTGGGCAAATAGGTGTAAAAGCCATGTTTCCCATGCAAATACTGACCTCAGCAAGGAAAGGCTCTTTTCTTAAGGCTTGTGGGCATCTTGAATACTGACTTAAGTAAAAGGTACGTTGCTCAATTAAAGtgataaatatttgcaaaaatgtgTTCCAAAGGTATTTGAGCGTTTTAATGGGGGACTTCTTATTCCAGCCCGAGACTATGAGTACCCAATAAGTTATTAAAGCTGGATACCAAATCAAATTCTCTTGAAATGGTCACTTTTGATTGTCAATCTTGAAATTTCATATTAGCTAATATTACCTCGCTTTTACTGTAGAAATAAGCATGTACTTATAAAATGCAGTAGACGTGCTGCGTGAGTATTGATGCATttttgtgcgcgtgtgtgtgtaaaattacatttctgactttttaattttgaaCAAACTAATCTCCCTGAAGGCTAGGCTAATTCTAAAGGGAAGACAGCaggttttgttttgcagtagTAATTCACGTCGGAAGTGTGCTAGAATGTAAAAGTTTTgtgtccccctctctccccacccccattCTCTTTATTGGTCTTGTAGGTTGCAATGATGCTTTTGTAGAAGTGGGCATGCCAAGAAGTCCATCACATTCAGCAAATACCAGTGACCTGAAGCAGATGATGAGTTCTTCCAAACAAGCCTGTTCTAAGAGGCAAACAGTGGAATTGTTGCAAGGCACCAAAAACTCTCACTTGCAGTACGTTAAATGGGCAAATATAAGTTAATAGAACTTTCAACAGAAAATAATACTTAACGTGTTTTTGTAGGTAGAATGGGTGGTCCAGTCATGGGATATTCATAGAACTGAATTAAATTGAACTTGATATTTTAAACCATGTCAAGTTAACTATaccttccagtttgcctttcgttaACTGTACAGTCTAagagtttctcttttgtttataCCCTTATTGAAAgcagaaatgcttttcctttcccacaagagtggggttttttttcttccccagaggAATTTCATTACCTGTTTTTGTAGTATACATTTTTGCACTTTTCCTATTTTAATGATTGCTTTAAGAACAATTCCTAACTGGCAGCCTTTTTGctttcatatatacatacatatatgtgtgtctgtgtgtgtgtacatgtataatATGCACTTGAGGCTATGCTATTCTAAAAACATGCAAGGTTCCCCTACCCCAAGGGAAAGGCCCTTTTGAGTCATAATATGTCTTGGCAATACAGATTTTGTTCTTAGCACAGTATTTTGTTCAGTGTTGTCCAATCTACTTTAAGTGGTTTTTTAACTTTAGTTTTTTAgtaggttttttccttttaagtagtGTTTTCATTATTCCTTTTGCAGACAGTTTATCATAACTGTTTTATGACATGTATTTATCTTacctaatttattttcattgttaaagCTGTAATACATATTTCATTAATTCTGTTTCCTTAGTTTAGAAATCTAAGGATTCCTGCTAACCAAACTCaattgtttgtctttttcttttttttattgtagaTTTAGTGCTCAAAGTTTCTTTagggattttcttcttttttttggggggggggtagtcTCTTGGATCTAAAATATGATTACTTCTCTTTGCTTTGAGGTAAGATTTCACGTGTGTTCTCTAGAGTGGAGATAAaagttatctgattttttttttttttagaaagaaaagatttcaatAAGAGGTGCTTACATGGGACTGGAAGTACTAACACTTTATAAACAAGCAGGACAGATGCAAACTTTTTCAGTCCTCTTTACGTTTCTCTCTTTATCCTGCTACTGTCAATCTGTTAGAGCTGCTGAGCAGTTGGCCTAAGTAGGGCTAAATAAGTAATACTATTTAGTGACTGCATGTGATAATTCCTGATGCTGGAAAACTCAAATCTGATTTTAATTGAGACTAAACCTCATACTTGGTAACATAGGAAGCAGCAGTATAGGCTCTCTTTCACTGACAGAGAAACAGGTCTGTATGGCAAAGGAAAGTTGAGATGCTGAAAATATTGCTAAAAACCCTGGGATGTATTTGTACTGGCTTTTCTTGAATTTGGCTGCCAAACCTCTAGGGGTAAAGCTCCGTTTTCAGAACGCCATTGTACACTCactctttgcaaaaagaaagacTGGAGTTAATGCTGACTTTGCTTCCGCAGTACCACTGAGAGGTTGCTCTCGGATGCAGAGCTGAGCGCCTCTGAAAGTCCCGTGGCTGACAAGAAGGCTCCTGGGAGTGAACGGGCGGCAGAGCGAGCAGCAGCTGCCCAGCAGAACTGCGAAAGAGCGCGTCTCGCTTCGCAGCCGTCGTATGTAAACATGCAGGTCGGTCTTCCTCAGTATACCCAAATTCAGCGCAAAATTTGATAATTGCAAAATGAAATTACCAAGTAATGCAAAGGTCATTGTTGGCTAGCAGACTTACGTTTACGTTAAATTTGCAGTAAAAGAATTTCTCAGCCAAGTAGTTCTTTAGCTTTGAGGATGGTTTTTCATGGTCTGTGGTCTACCATCCCCCCCACCCCTAAAACTGAAATGATGTTGAGGTGCCTGTTCCTTGTAAGGTTAGATAAATTTGAATCTCTGATCACAAGAAGATTCACTAAAAGTCTTGGAAGACAGAAGCTCTTATGTTTCTGGTGGATAAAAGAAGTTTGAGTACAAAATAAATGTCATGGATGTATTATTATATACAAGCACCTTATGTGTGTAAAATGTGATATTATCTTTGCTTGGAGAAGAAAGACTAATATGTCCAAA
The sequence above is drawn from the Struthio camelus isolate bStrCam1 chromosome 7, bStrCam1.hap1, whole genome shotgun sequence genome and encodes:
- the BICC1 gene encoding protein bicaudal C homolog 1 isoform X2; translation: MAAQCDPLSGYLPQPPPPPLSDPGSNSERSTDSPVPGSEEDSAGPPRALHSPEWGEERFRVDRKKLEAMLQAAAEGKGKSGEDFFQKIMEETNTQIAWPSKLKIGAKSKKDPHIKVSGKKENVKEAKERIMSVLDTKSNRVTLKMDVSHTEHSHVIGKGGNNIKKVMEETGCHIHFPDSNRNNQAEKSNQVSIAGQPAGVESARVRIRELLPLVLMFELPIAGILQPIPDPNSPTIQHISQTYNISVSFKQRSRMYGATVIVRGSQNNTSAVKEGTAMLLEHLAGSLASAIPVSTQLDIAAQHHLFMMGRNGSNIKHIMQRTGAQIHFPDPSNPQKKSTVYLQGTIESVCLARQYLMGCLPLVLMFDMKEEIEVEPQFITQLMEQLDVFISIKPKPKQPSKSVIVKSVERNALNMYEARKCLLGLESSGVTIASNPSTVSCPVGLSCPGLDILSSAGLGLTGLGLLGPTALSVNTSTAPNSLLNALNNSASPLQSPSSGTPSPTLWATSLANTNATVPSYGQNTPSPPPGLTPVEVHVNGMPPENKKGSPSLNGHVKTSNIKYAALSATSLGENVLSTNHSDPSRQTNAHGASEQVTAKSNSAEGCNDAFVEVGMPRSPSHSANTSDLKQMMSSSKQACSKRQTVELLQGTKNSHLHTTERLLSDAELSASESPVADKKAPGSERAAERAAAAQQNCERARLASQPSYVNMQAFDYEQKKLLATKAMLKKPVVTEVRTPTNTWSGLGFSKSMPAETIKELRRANHVSYKPSMTTTYEGSSMSLSRSNSREHLGSGSESDNWRDHNGLGPAAHNEFVSSIGSPKRKQNKSAEHYLSSSNYMDCISSLTGSNGCNLNSLFKGSDLPELFSKLGLGKYTDVFQQQEIDLQTFLTLTDQDLKELGITTFGARRKMLLAISELNKNRRKLFDPSNIRASFLEGGASGRLPRQYHSDIASVSGRW
- the BICC1 gene encoding protein bicaudal C homolog 1 isoform X1; amino-acid sequence: MAAQCDPLSGYLPQPPPPPLSDPGSNSERSTDSPVPGSEEDSAGPPRALHSPEWGEERFRVDRKKLEAMLQAAAEGKGKSGEDFFQKIMEETNTQIAWPSKLKIGAKSKKDPHIKVSGKKENVKEAKERIMSVLDTKSNRVTLKMDVSHTEHSHVIGKGGNNIKKVMEETGCHIHFPDSNRNNQAEKSNQVSIAGQPAGVESARVRIRELLPLVLMFELPIAGILQPIPDPNSPTIQHISQTYNISVSFKQRSRMYGATVIVRGSQNNTSAVKEGTAMLLEHLAGSLASAIPVSTQLDIAAQHHLFMMGRNGSNIKHIMQRTGAQIHFPDPSNPQKKSTVYLQGTIESVCLARQYLMGCLPLVLMFDMKEEIEVEPQFITQLMEQLDVFISIKPKPKQPSKSVIVKSVERNALNMYEARKCLLGLESSGVTIASNPSTVSCPVGLSCPGLDILSSAGLGLTGLGLLGPTALSVNTSTAPNSLLNALNNSASPLQSPSSGTPSPTLWATSLANTNATGFSAIPHLMIPSTAQATLTSILLSGVPSYGQNTPSPPPGLTPVEVHVNGMPPENKKGSPSLNGHVKTSNIKYAALSATSLGENVLSTNHSDPSRQTNAHGASEQVTAKSNSAEGCNDAFVEVGMPRSPSHSANTSDLKQMMSSSKQACSKRQTVELLQGTKNSHLHTTERLLSDAELSASESPVADKKAPGSERAAERAAAAQQNCERARLASQPSYVNMQAFDYEQKKLLATKAMLKKPVVTEVRTPTNTWSGLGFSKSMPAETIKELRRANHVSYKPSMTTTYEGSSMSLSRSNSREHLGSGSESDNWRDHNGLGPAAHNEFVSSIGSPKRKQNKSAEHYLSSSNYMDCISSLTGSNGCNLNSLFKGSDLPELFSKLGLGKYTDVFQQQEIDLQTFLTLTDQDLKELGITTFGARRKMLLAISELNKNRRKLFDPSNIRASFLEGGASGRLPRQYHSDIASVSGRW